The genome window AACCACTgctcctttttctgtcttgctctaGCTAAATAGTGCCACTTCACCAGAttgctccctccagccctctaAATCCACGAGCTGTTCTTCCCTAAAGCCCTTAGTGGCATACTGCCCTGCTATTCTGGGGTGGGTTGAGGGTGTGAATGAAGTAGATCCCTGGGAAACACGGAGGGCCCACTCTCTTTCCACAGCCTCCATCAGTGGAGACACGGGCGTGATCCATGTGGTTGAGAAGGAGGAGGACCTGAACTGGGTGCTTGCTGATGGCCCGCATCCACCCTACATGATACTGCTAGATGGGAACCTCTTCAACAGGTCAGTCATCACCAGTTTTTATCTCCCCAGGGTGAGTGGAGTCTAGAAGACCAACGTGGGTCTCTAGTCTGGTGATGAAAACATCATTTTTCAAGTAACAGATGGCAGGATCAGCCTTGATACTGCACTGCAGTATAGCGAGGTTGTTTGTAGTTTTACTGTGGTTTAGTGcctgaatttatttcttcttaagtGGGCTGCTTTGCTGTTAGAAGAGCTCTGCTCTCTCTGAATTCTCATGCCGTGTTCATCACGGTAGAAGTTACTGAAGTTCATTGAACAATGTGATTAAGATCGGTCACATCTCTTCCTGGGTTGAGCAGGAAAGAAGTGGCTGAAGTTTTCTGCTTGTTGCTGTGTCTGTAATCTTACGCAGTTCTGagaacattaaagaaaaagggaCATAGTGGTTTTGATCAAAAGCATCATCACATGCTTGATCGTAATAATGTCAGTGTTAGCATGTCTTGGACTGTAACTCTTCATTAATGAATTTGTCATTTCAgtcatattttctctcttccaggAGGGtaatgctgcagctgaagggaaCCTCACGCGTGTCAGGCCTTGCTGTGGCCACTGCCAAACCTAGCCCTCCCCAGGGCTTCTCTCCTGGTTTGAAGTGCCCCAACGATGGGTTTGGTAAGGAAATGTTAAGTCTTCATCCTTGttgggaggaagagaaatggTGCCTCTACATCATATGGCCAAAGAAAGAAGTGCCAAGGATGGCTGAACTTGTAGCTACACTTAACATAAAATCATGTTTAAGATGACAGGTTCAATATGTTCTTTCAGAGTAGTTTGTCTGAGCTGGAATCCTGTCATGTCTCAGcaagggctggggcaggtgttGAGGGGAAGACTGTTAGATAAGCTGGCTAAAACAGCATTAAGTCCCTAAAGTGTTAAACCTGACCAAGGGTTGttgtaacttctttttctttagtgtgAGAAACTCATACTTTGTCCACACTCAGTCATTAAAGCGTCTTGTGTTTGCATAGATCGAGCGGAGGGTGCGTTTACCTCTCTGCCTGGGCCAGTCGCTACTTTCTAAGATGACATTTTGCCTCCCTGAATTCCCTCTGTGGTTTCAGTTAGGTTTTCATTTCGCTGTTTTTTCATGCAGCAAACTTAACTGTATTGCGCTTTGAGGGGAGAAATTGCTACACCTTCCGTAGTTTGCACAAGGCTTTCTGCTGTGCAGGATGCCGTGTGCGCTCCTGTGATGAGTTCCGTGTGCTGGCATTTGTCGTGTCTCTGCCTTCATGCTGTTTGCACAGTATTGAGGTGTTAAAATGATTGGCACGTTATGGATGCCTGAGGGGTACTTCCAACACATGATGAGCTCAGAAAATGCGGGTTTGTATGTTCTGCCTTTTGAGGTATAATGTTTCTCTGTGTGCCTCCTCCGCTCTCTCAGCATGTGATAAATGCTCACTGAGTGCTCATGCCAGCCTCCTGGCATGTGATGACTTCAAGTGTGCATGTTACTCGTTCTCTCTGCGTGGCACAGTGCTCTGTCTCTGCCACTCTGCCGCATGCAGTGACCAACTCTGTCTCTCCAAGCTTTTGTCAGCTGGTTCCTCAGCCCATAATGGTGctcattttgtatttgctgCTATTTGCTCAGCAGGCCCTACCTCTCCTGCAGTCTGTTATTCTCTTGCAGGCTCAGATTTgcccatttctttctgtttccaggTGTCTATTCCAAAGATTATGGCCCTCAGTTTGCACACTGCAATAAGACTGTGTGGAATCCTGTGGGGAGTGGGCTTTCCTATGAGGATTTTGACTTCcctatttttctccttgaagaTGCCAATGAGACACAAGTTATTAAGCAGGTACTGTGCTTCCTCAGcgaggagggaggagaggggaacCACCACACAGTCCAGCAAAGGGGGgagaagttttgttttctctccacTGAGATGTGGAAGTCtatacagtaaaaatacatgGTCCCATTTTATTTGCAGTACGCAGTGCTATTACAGAAGGGCTAAGTTttgtaatgatttttatttccatccAGTGTTATCAAGACCATAATGTCCCTCGTGATGGATCTGGCCCCGAGTACCCTCTCTGTGCCATGCAGCTTTTTTCCCACATGCACGCTGTCACCAGCACTGTCACCTGCATGAGACGCAGCTCCCTCCAAAGCACCTTCAGCATTAATCCAGGTGAGCAGAATCCTCTTTCCTTGTGGGACGAGGCTGGTGGTAAAAATCCCAGTGGAATACAGTtgtgcaaagaaagaaaattttagagTTTCCCTTAAAGGCTTGTTTGCCTGCTTAGCCTTTTCAGGATACACTGTTGAAGTGGTAAGGAATTTTGGGCTAGGTTTGTCATCGGTTCGGAAAATAACACATAGAAGAGATGCTGGCTGAGAAAGGCACCTGATAGCTGCTACGTAGATCATCTGGAATGGCTCTGAGATTGCTGCTCCATTAGACTCTGTGTACGTTAGTCAAAGTCCTGGTCCTGGTGAATATTTTGCCCGTGATGTTCCTGGGGCTGGGacttcactgctgctgagcaaaagTTTGTTCATCTGATAGAGCTACCGATGAGCTGCAGCTGACCAGAAATCTCATTTCTCACTTGTCACTGCTGTTGTCTCAACTCAAgcaatgttttttctgcttcctagAGGTGGTATGTGATCCTCTTCTTGATTACAATGTGTGGAGCACCTTGCAACCTATCAATTCCTCTGGAAAAGTTGATCCTGAGAAGGAAGTTATTATTGTCGCTACACGAGTAGGTACCTCTTAATCTTGATTTGTAGAGCATGGACTGGAAGGATTCTGGGAAGATGTGGGCTTCGACTTTCATAGGAATATACTTCTctcatatattttcatttcttcccatGTTCCAAACCTTTTAGATCTGACTGgctgctgtgcttctgcaagTACGAGCCTTTTAGTTGGTGGGTTTACCCATTGTTTCGATATGAGGACatctgccttttgtttctttctgtcttgttatgtgagggggtttttttcagcattttcttcactgaTGGAACTAGACAAGTAGAAATAGTCAGTGTCTGTAACACTTTCCTAAGATATTTTGCATCCTTAAGAAGTGTTGCAGAGAGGGAGATGGCATGGTTAGCTCATCTGTGCTTCTTGGGGGGGAGAGGCTGAATCACATGAAGATTTTGTTGTGTGTCAAGTCAGTGTCAAAGCTGAGAAAGAAGTTCGCTTCCCTGTCTAGCAGTCAGTGTTACAGTCACTTTTACACTCTCCAGAGATGCAAGTTCCAAACTCCATCTTGTCACCATCTCAGAGACTCATGCTGAACAGTGCATTAAAATCATGGCACACTTGCTGTTCTCAGTTCTGGGGTTAGGGCTGAgtgggggggggtggcagcagggctctgAGGCCTCAGGACTGCCACAGCAGTGTAGTCagtattttaagttttgttaAGTGGGGTGCTTCGATTCTTCCCTTACCAGTAGGCTGAGTGGGATAGGAGCAAGGTGATAGATTTGCTTTCTCAACACAGAATTCCTCTGTCTACGTGCAAGTTTCTTACACCTCCTGTTCGTGCTTACAGATTGACAGCCATTCCTTCTTCTGGAACATTGCACCCGGGGCAGACAGTGCTGTCTCTTCTTTTGTGACCcacttggctgctgctgaagccctTCATAAAGTGTCAGATGTTCATTTGCTGCAAAGGAATATAATGTTCACCTTCTTCCAAGGGGTAAGAGCAGCGGCATTGCTCCACCATTTGGCTTGTTCTAAGGTAGCAAATCAGTCCTTGGCTCCCTGCACGTGAACTTTTTCCCTACTGTTTTTGCAGAATCATTTGTCTGCAGCCCCACACTGTGGTTCTCTCTGCTCCCCCAGTGATAACAGGATCTTAATTGCACTGGGATAACAACAGCAGATGGAGCTTCCACTGGGGCAACCCATATTCTGCCCCACAGTTCATTCTGGATGAATGACTCAAACTttgctttccctcctctctcctcccagagTGCCTGGTGGTACCTCTCTTCTCTGCCTCACCCCCATTCAGGATGAACTGCAATGGTCAGGCTCTAAATTCTGAAATGAAGCCCAGAAAAGGctagattaaaaatatatgtgttgACAGCAGCAAAATGTAGCTCATTTCTGAGAGCCCAGCGCTGGAGTTGGCAgctgtggaaaagcagaacaagccTGTGGAGGAGGGACTGATGGCCAACAGCTGATGTTCCCCTCAAGGCATCTACATTGATGGCTTCTTTTGTGCAGCTTTGTGAAACTGGCTCCCACAGCCCCACGCTGTGGCCATGTGATTCCTTCATTCACCCTCCTCAGCGCATATATCCCTAGTCAGAATTTCCCTGGGGGAGACGGGCATCTAGCGCTATGGAATGGACCTTCTCTGTCATAGGAGGAATGATAAGACTCGACTGTGAATTAGTCAAGGGGGAAGTCTGGGGGCTGGCTGACTTCATTGCCGTTCTTTGTCGTGGGGATTCTCTTCTTAGGGGCACCTATTCTTCCCCAGGCAATGCTCAGCTTCTTGCAGCTCCCTTGACAAACTCGGGTCTGTCATCTagccttccctcccttttttccaGGGAAAGAGAGACCCTTCCTTTCTGGAAAGCTTCATGTGTTTAATTTCTAGCATGGAgaatttcccttttccctgaCTTGCTGTTCTCCATACCAAAAAATGAAGAGGATGACTTACGCCAGAGTAAAGGCTGTATTAAtgcctttctgcttttactCACAATAACAGTATCTTGTAAGATATCGGTAAGAGCCCGCGTAAGTCTGGCTCTGTGCCTTTTTCGCTTGTGGAATTCAGTAGCTGTCCCCTGGTTTTTTGCCGTTTGCCTTCGTTTTTGTCCTTTGCCTCCGTCCCTTCCTACAATACCTTGGTCTTTGGAGCCAGGCACAATGTAATATTTGCTTTGGTGGTTTGGTGTGTGCCAGGCTTTGCGaagcttcagaaatatttggtGCAGTAGTTGGCCCTCAGACGCTTGGTTTTGGTCCACCTCAGCCTCTCAAACATTGCCGCTGTGCCAGGCAGCTATCCGTGTGCGATTCATGTAcgatatttttttcctgttgcaggAGACCTTTGATTACATTGGCAGCTCACGAATGGTGTATGATATGGAAAAAGACAAGTTTCCTCTCCGCTTGGACAACATTCATTCATTTGTGGAGTTGAATCAGGTGTGGGATAAGTTAGGGGACTTTTTTATTGCCTGTTTCTCTGTGATAATTTAGCTGTGGTTTTCCCAGCCAGCTTTtcactggttttggttttccctgGACTAGACTACCCTGCTCTGTAAGACTCACTGGTGTCCAGTCATGTACTTACtgtgtttggggctttttttttgcaggtgGCTCTAAGGAATGACTCTGTTCTATGGATGCATACAGACCCTGTCTCTCGGCTGAATGAGTCTGTTGAAGTGCAGGTAATCGAAAGCAACCTGCAGCTGTTCATCTAACCAAAATGCTGTGGGATCTTTAGCACACTGCAGCTGATCAGGATGTTAACGTTTCCAGAGAAATTACACATCTGAAAGAATAGcagaacattttctcttctttcaggtTAGAAACTTGCTAGATATTTTGAGTAATAGCAGCACGGGAGCAAGCGTGACTTTGCAGGAAGCTGGATATTCGCAGCCTCTTCCCCCGTCTTCCTTCCAGCGCTTTCTTCGGGCCCGGCACATCCCCGGCGTGGTCCTTACGGACCACAAGACTGCCTTCCAGAACAGGTACTTCTCCGGGGTCGAAGGGCCAGGCCAAAGGCAGCGGAGCCGGCAGAGGGCATCTGAGCTCCTGCAGCGCCTCTGCCAGGGGTATGCTGCCTAACATACATGTAGAGCCGCAGTCTGGGGGGAGTGGAGGAGCAAACATGTGCCATGTAATTGAACAAGCGCAACATAATTATTCTGACAACCGAAAGAAATCCAGTTTTGTACAGAAAATGTTCCCCACAGCTGGCTGGAAGCCAGAGGTGAGCAAATGGCAACTGAGCGTGCCTAAGCCTCATCTGTTCTTCCAGAAGCtagctgccttttctttttttttttttttaatatagcttTCTATTTGTGATGGCAAAAAGCCCCAGGCATTGGAAAGGGCACTTTCATTCACCCCACATGACCCTGCTACAGCACGTTCCTGGGGGATCCCCGGCTCCTCTTCAACGTTGGAGTGGAAATGTGGGGTAGAGGACAGACATATGcctctcccctcttccctaAACTTGTCAaatcctctctttctcttcatcCTCTGTCCTTCTCCGCTGTTTCTGAGAACCTCTGTGGCAATTAAGGGCTTCCCTTTCACCTCTAAATCTGCACAGCTCTAAAGAAGAGCTGGCTTGGAGAAAAGCACAACTTGCTGCTGTGTGACCCAGCTTTACACCGGGGGGGATCAgtcccaggctggctgggaaTGTCAGATGCACAGACCACGCAGTGGGCTCTCAGCCCAGTTCCTAgttcagctggctgtgctgcagacacCTTGGTGTAAATCTCTCGTAGGGTTCACTTGGAATTTCTTGCTGCCTTCAAGATAAGGCATTAATAAAATCCACTGGCAGGACTTGCAGCAAAAGCCCTCCTCCCGGGAGACCTTCCGCATGGGTTGtccttgcctcagtttctctaCCCATTTAATGGATTGGGCTGTCGCCCACCTGAAAGCTAATCACAGCTTGTAAATTGCTTGGAGATCCTCAGATGGGAGAAGCTGTGGAAGGGCCAAGTTAATTATAAAGCCTCATTAAATGGTTTAAGGAGCGTGTGGCAGGGCAGTGCTTTGGCAGGGCTGTATCTCTGCTCCCAGGAGACTGCTCCCACTGTTTGCTTTAGGCACACTCTGAACTGAATTCCATGCCCTGTGGTTTCTTTCTGCCCCTCCCCAACCTCTGTTTGCCTTCTTCTTTTCAGATACTACCAGAGCATGTACGACACTCCAGAGAACATCCGGATGCAATACCCCGAGGGGCTTAGCCCTGAGGAGACCTTGGAGTATGTCACAGACACAGCCAAGGTTCctactttgcattttctgtagctGCTTTGGGTGGGGGCAGATAGAAGCAGGGTCACGGGGAGAGGGGGCAAGCTGGTTTCaacaagggaagaaagaaggcGGGAGCGCTTTGTACAGTGACAGAGGTAATAGGCACTCAAATGCTAGCACGGTGTAAGTGTTTTGATGGATGTGTAGATTCTGGCTTGCTCTCCTTGCTTGTTTTGCTGGATCTGCCTATCTTGATTAACACAGAGCACTCTTCCTTTGCAGTCCCTGGCAGAAGTTGCCACAGTGGTCGCCCGTGCTCTCTACCGGCTTGCAGGGGGAGCCAACAACACCTCTGCTATTCAGGCAGATCCAAAAACGGTACGAGCAGATGGAATTGAGTCCCTGGCATCTCTGATGAGCCCTCACGTACTTCCCTTCTGTCTCTGTTTATATGTGTTTACACAGCATGCTGTCCTGTCTGTCTCGGTGAGGGCTTTGCCTCccccccttctctctttccccacCACAGCTGAATGAAAAACCTTTCGCCCTTCTCTAGTTCCTTGCCTCTCAATCTCAGGGCAGACATGAAGCTTCACAAGCCCTCTACAACACAGAGCTCCTTTATCCTCGTTCCACGAAGCAGAAGAGGGAGCTGAGGTGAAATGGCAATGTGTGCCACAGGGATCAGCTAAGGAGTCGGTGGAGCTGGAATCAAACCCAATTTTCACGGCTCGATCCTGAATTATATACAGTTGTGACATAGAGTCTCTCCTTCACTTGGCCCCTGTAGTGGGGAATATCTGT of Falco rusticolus isolate bFalRus1 chromosome 19, bFalRus1.pri, whole genome shotgun sequence contains these proteins:
- the NCSTN gene encoding nicastrin, with amino-acid sequence MAAAVGRAWGSRRMEVAARSCRGSLPAWWGLLRGLLLAVLAAGSCQGNSVERKIYIPLNKTAPCVRLLNATHQIGCQSSISGDTGVIHVVEKEEDLNWVLADGPHPPYMILLDGNLFNRRVMLQLKGTSRVSGLAVATAKPSPPQGFSPGLKCPNDGFGVYSKDYGPQFAHCNKTVWNPVGSGLSYEDFDFPIFLLEDANETQVIKQCYQDHNVPRDGSGPEYPLCAMQLFSHMHAVTSTVTCMRRSSLQSTFSINPEVVCDPLLDYNVWSTLQPINSSGKVDPEKEVIIVATRIDSHSFFWNIAPGADSAVSSFVTHLAAAEALHKVSDVHLLQRNIMFTFFQGETFDYIGSSRMVYDMEKDKFPLRLDNIHSFVELNQVALRNDSVLWMHTDPVSRLNESVEVQVRNLLDILSNSSTGASVTLQEAGYSQPLPPSSFQRFLRARHIPGVVLTDHKTAFQNRYYQSMYDTPENIRMQYPEGLSPEETLEYVTDTAKSLAEVATVVARALYRLAGGANNTSAIQADPKTVTRMLYGFLIKMNNSWFQSIIKPDIKGILGDVPQHYVAVSSPVNTTYLVQYVLANLTGTVVNLTKEECLNPEKTPNSEKEMYEYAWVQGSLDPNSTSRIPYCVRSTVHLSKALSPAFELRQWGSTEYSTWTESRWKEIRARIFLVASKELEIITLVVGVAILIFSLLATYFINAKADILFSIPRDPGAVAY